The segment TTCGCGGATTGTGGCGGGTACGTGGGCCTGCAGGCCGGCGACAACGTCTGGGTCGAGCTCGGGCTCACGCTCGGGCTGGACCTGCTCGCGACGGACTACGACGTGAACGTGCCGGTGGCGCTGCGCACGAGTGCGGGCTTCCGCTTCTGACGCTCAGCGGTCGAGGTACACCTTCTGCAGATTGTCCTGACCGGCGAACACGTCGACGTCGAACCGCGACTCGCGGTTGAGCACCGGATTCGTCACGCGCACGTGGTGCACGCCGACGGACAGCGTGTGCTTCACCAGCGCGGAGGTCTGCCCGAGCGACTGGCCGTCGACCTCGACTTCGCCCCACGGCTGGATGCGCAGGCTCAACGTTCCCGACGCCTGCGCCTTGGCTGGCTCGACGGACACCACCGGCACCGGCGCGAGCTTCACGGGCTCGGGATCGGGCTTCGGCTCGGGCGCCTTGTCGGGAATGGGCGGCGTGGTGCTCGCGCTCGAGGCGACCGGCGGCTTTCCCGGGCGCGCCTTCACCGGCTGCTTTCGCGAGTGCGGCGTGGGCTTGGTCGGCTCGGGCCGCGCCACGACGGCCACCGGCGTCGGCGTGGGCTTGGGATCGGCCGGCGGCTGAACCACGGTTGCCGGGGCAGGCTGGTGCTTCGGCGGCTCGACGACGGCGATTGGCGCTGGCGTCACCACCGGCTTCGACGCGAACCAGCCGCCCGCTGCGGCTGCGGGAATCGCCAGCGCGAGCAAGAACAGCGGCGCGCGCGAGGGCCGGATGGCGCGCGCCGCGGACACGTCGGAGAGCTCCGATCGCGACTCGGGCTGCATCGTGGCCGTCACATTTCGTGGCGCAGGCAGCGCTTCGAGTCCAGGCAAGCTCAGCTTCGACACCGGCCGCGGCGTGTACAGCCCGCGCAGCAGCTCCGAGAGCTCCTGCGGCCCGGTCGTGCCCAGGTAGCGCAGCGCGCCGAGCTGCTTCTCGGCCTCCGATGCATTGCGGAAACGATCCTTCGGATCGCGCGCGAGCAGCCGCAACACGAGCGCATCCAGCTCGGGCGGCACGTCGGGGCGCAGCAGCGAGGGGGGCGCGACGACCGCGTCCTGCACCTTTCGGAGGACCTCCGGATCCGTGGCGCCATCGAAGAGCGGCGCGCCTGTGAGCAGCTCGTGCAGCACCGCACCGAGCGCGAAGAGATCGCTCCGGCCATCGAGCGGGTAGCCCATGGCCTGCTCGGGCGACATGTAGCCGAACTTGCCCAGGAGCCCGCCCGTGACGGTGAGCTGGCTGCGTCCCGTGGCCTTGGCGATGCCGAAGTCGACCAGCCGCACTTCGCCGTCGTAGCCGAGGAGCACGTTCTGCGGCGAGACGTCGCGGTGGATGATGCCCAGCGGCGTGCCGTCGGGCGCGGTCTTGCGGTGCGCGTAGTCCAGCCCGCGCGCGACCTCATGCGCCACCAGCACCGCCAGCGGCACGGGACAGAGCGTCGACCGCTCGCGCAGCGCGCGCTGCACCTCGCGCAGGTTGAGCCCGTCCACGAGCTCCATGGCGAGGAAGTAGTCGCGGCCCACCTGGCCTGCCTCGAACACCGGCACGATGTTGCCGTGGCAGAGCTGCACCACCAGCCGCGCCTCGTCGAGGAAGCGGGCGACGAACCCCGGATCATCCGCGAGGGTGGGCAGGAGCCGCTTGATGGCGAGGCGCTTCTCCACGCCGGCCACGCCCGGGCCCGTCGCAAGGAACACCTCTCCCATGCCGCCACGGCCTAGGAGGGCGTGCAGCGTGTAGCGACCGAAGGGCTGTCCCGGGTCGAACGTCTCCATGGGGATTGCCGGCCGGGCTTGTTCTAGCACCACCCAGGTGTCGACGAGGGGGGCCGGCGTTCGATTCACCCCCATGTGACAAACGCCCCCAGGCCGAACGCCCAAGGTCATTCCTCGGCCGACCGAGCGCAACCCCTTGACCCATCGGGCCTTGGGCCGTGGCCCCAAACGCCCGAGCGCACTAGACTGCGCCGAATGCGGTCGAGCTCCCGACGCGTCCAGCTGGCAGTGCTGGCCTCCGTGCTCTTGCACGGCGCGCTCGCGGTGTTTGTGTTGACCCGCAAACCCACGCCGCCTCCCAAGTGGGAGAACGCGCCGCTGGTCATCGAGATCCGCGAGAAGCGGGCGGAAAAGAAGCCGCCGCCGCCCGCGCCCCTGAAGCCGACGGAGCCGCCGAAGAAGCTCTCGAAGTCGAACAAGTCGCCGCTGCCGAAGGCGGGCAGCCACACACCGCAGCCTCCGCAGCTCGCCGAGAAGCCGAGCGCGCCGCCGTCTGCGGCATCGCCGGGTGCGCCCGAGGTGCCGAGCGCTGCGCCGGCCGTGAAGGCGCCCAACCTCGCCGATGCGGCCACGCGCTCGGCCGACCGGGTGGCCCAGAACTCGCTCGCGCTGGAGCCGCCCAAGCTGCCGCCGCCTCCCGAGGATCGCTCGGTCCAGGCGCCGTTCGTCATCGACAACCCCAACGAGCGCGTGGCGTCGATGCTGCGCGAGCCGCTCGGTCGCGATCGCGTCGAGCGCGGAATGTACGACCCGTACTTCCACCAGATGGGCGAGGCCATGTCGAAGCAGTGGCAGGCCGAGAAGAAGGTCGACGAGAAGGGCCTCAAGGGCTTCCTCGACGAGGCCGCGCGCGGGCTCGCGGTGGGCGCGCAGCAGTGGATGCTGGCGTGGCAGGCCGCCGCCGAGCAGTACGGCAAGACCGGCAATCCCGGCGACATCGACGGCCCCTACGACATCGACGGGCGCCTCAAGGAGCACATCCCGCCCGGCGTGACCCAGACGATGCCCAACCAGCTCTCGTCCTCGCGCATCGCGCTCGTGCGCATCACGCAAGGGCTGAACGGCAAGCTCCTGCACGTGGAGCTGGTGCAGCCGTCGATCGATCCCGCCATGGACGCCGAGGTGATGCGCGAGCTCAAGCTCGGCGAGATGGTGCTGCCCGTGCCGCCCACGAAGGGCATGGGCATCCACGATCCCATTCGCAGCATCTGGGCGTTTCAGCTCACCGTCAGCATCGCGCCGCCCGCGCCCATGATCAGCGGCTCGTTCGATATCGAGGCGCTCTTCGACAAGAAGACCCGCGAGGAGATGGGCGGGAGCCTGGTGGATGTGCGGCTGCCGCTGTCGAGGCGGATCTCGAAGCGGGTGGATCTCGTTTCGGTCGAGTAATTCCGACGACGTAACGGTTCTGTGAATCCCTACGGACAGAACGGCGCGTCGAACGTGCCCGAGAGCTCCGTGAACTGCTGGTTCTGGTCCGGAACGGTCGCCTGGAACGAGCCCTGGACCTCCTGATCACTGGAGACGGTGAGGTTGAGGTTGCCGTCGCTGGCCTCGAAGACGGCGCTCTGGCCGCCGTCCGGGTACGCGATTCCCCAGCCGAGGCCGGCCGCGTACCCGCTCGCCGGCACCTGCGTCACGAGTTGATACGAGCCCACCGGCGGCGGACTGCTCACGCCGGTGCCGTAGACCTTGATGATGATGAATTCGAACTCGCCCGGCGCCCGCGCGCCATGCAGCGCCTCCAGCGCGCCGCACGACATGCCGGTGTTGGTGATGTCCACTTCGTAACCCACCTCCGCCGCCGTCTGGGAATCGAAGAGGTGCAGCTCGAACGCGCCGGCGTCGCCGAACGCGTTGGGGCCGGAGAGCGTGACCGCACCCGGGCCGCCATCGCCCGCCGCGCCTGCGTCGAGTCCGCCATCGCCGACGGTGGTGTTGTTGAGCTCGCAGCCGGCGAAGGCGAGCAAGATGCAAACGGCGAGCTTCTTCTTCATCGTTCCGCTCCGAGCCCGATCAGGCAGTCGACCGGGAACGCATTCTCAGGAAACCGCGATTGCGCTACAAGCACCACGCGCATGGACCGCCGCCTGCTCATGGCTCTGACGCTCGCCGCTGGGTGCACCAGCGCGCCTACCGTCATCACGCCGCCGCCCCCGCCCGCGGGCATCGACGCGACCATTCTCGATCGCTCGGCGGATCCTTGCGCGGATTTCTATCAATTTGCTTGCGGCGGCTGGCTCGCGCGCACCGAGATTCCGCCCGATCGGCCGACGTGGAGCCGCGGCTTCTCCGAGATCCAGGAGCGCAACCTCGCCATCGAGAAGCAGATCCTCGAGGACTACGCCGCTGGCCAGAAGCTCGACGACGTGCCCGAGGCCAAGAAGCTCGGCGACTACTTCGCGGCGTGTATGGACGAGCAGGCCGTGGAGAAGGCCAACCTCGCGCCGCTGGAGACGGAGCTCGCGCGCCTGCGCGTGCGCGACGCCGCGTCGCTCGAGCAAGCGGTGGCCCGGCTGCAGAACGACGGCATCCGCGCGCTCTTCACGCTCGGTGAAGACCAGGACGCGCGCGACGCCACGCAGGTCGTCGCCACGCTCGGCCAGGGCGGCATGGGCCTGCCCGATCGCGACTACTACCTGCGCGACGATCCCAAGACCCAGCGCACCCGCGACGCGTACCTCGCGCACGTGCAGAAGATGCTCGAGCTCTCGGGCGTGGCACCGGCCGACGCGCAGACCCAGGCGCGAAGCATCTTCCACCTCGAGAAGGAGCTGGCCACGGCCGCGCTCTCGCGCGTGGACCGCCGCGATCCGCAGAAGACGTATCACCGCCTCGAGCTCGCCGGGCTCACCCAGCTCGCGCCGCACTTCGACTGGGCCGCGCTCTTCGTCGATTTGGGCCATCCGGGGCTGAAGGCGATCAACGTCAGCGAGCCGGAGTTCTTCAAGGAGCTCGACGCGCTCGTGCAGGCCACGCCGCCCGCAGATTGGAACGCGTACCTGCGCTGGCACCTCTTGAACGCCGCGGCGCCCGCGCTGCCCGCGCGCTTCGTGGACGAGGACTTCGCCTTCACGCGCGAGCTCACCGGCGCGCCGCAGAACCTGCCGCGCTGGAAGCGCTGCGTGGCGTCGACGGACAAGAACCTCGGCTTCGCGCTCGCCCACGCGTACGTGAAGCGCGTGTTCCCGCCCGAGAGCCGCCAGGTCGCGACGGACCTGGTGAAGGAGATCGAGAGCGGCTTCGGCAGCAACCTCGACGGCCTGGCGTGGATGGACGCGGCGACCAAGCAGAAGGCGCAAGCGAAGCTGAGCGCCGTCGCGAACCAGGTGGGCTACCCCGAGACCTGGCGCAGCTACGACGCGCTCGAGATCCAGCGCGACGCCTACCTGCGCGACGTCTTCGCGGGGCGCGCGTTCGACTTGCAGTACGAGCTCGACAAGGTGGGCAGGCCCGTGGACAAGGCCGAGTGGCACATGACGCCGCCCACGGTGAACGCCTACTACTCCGATTCACTTAACCAAATGGTTTTCCTCGCCGGCATCCTCCAGCCGCCGTTCTTCGGCCGCGAGAGCGCCGCGCCCGTGAACTACGGCGGCATCGGCATGGTCGTCGGCCACGAGCTCACCCACGGCTTCGACGACAAGGGCCGCCAGTTCGACGCGAGCGGCAACCTCGCCGACTGGTGGAGCCCCGAGGCCGGCAAGGCCTTCACCGAGCGCGCGAGCTGCGTACAGAAGCAGTTCGACGGCTACGTGGCCGTGGACGACGTGCACGTGAACGGCGCCCTCACCCTCGGCGAGAACATCGCGGACCTCGGTGGCATGAAGCTCTCGTTCGCGGCGATGCAGGCCCGCGAAGCCAAGACACCAAGCGCCGCTGCCGAGTTCACGCCTGAGCAGGCGTTCTTCCTTGGCCAGGCGCAGGCGTGGTGCCGCAAGGATCGCGAGCCGTACGCGCGCTTGCTGGCGACGATCGATCCGCACTCGCCCGCGAAGTGGCGCGTGGTGGGGCCGATGTCGAACCTGCCGCAGTTCGCTGCGGCCTGGCATTGCCCGGCGACGGCGCAGATGGTGCGTCCGGCCGAGACGCGCTGCGAGGTGTGGTGATGCACGTGCGCGTGCTGCTGGCGTTGGCGCTGATCGGCGGGTGCTCGACGTCGAAGCCTGCGCCGCAGCCGACGACGCCGGTGGAGCAGGGGCCCGCGCCGCTCGACGAGCTCGACAAGGCACATCGGGCCGACGCGGCCGGCGATCTCGCGGGCGCGCGGACGCACCTCGAGACCGCCATCAAGTGGGCGCCGAACCTGGGCATCGCGCACGTGGATCTCGCGGACGTGCTCATGCGGTCGGGCGATGAAGGTCCGGCGCTCGCGGCGGCGATCGATTCGGGCAAGAGGCTCGAGCCGACGAATCCGCGGCTCTGGCGCATCGCGGGCATGTACGCCGAGGACCAGGGTGACGCCGCGAATGCGATCTCCGCCTACGAGACCGCGTTGCGCTTCCAGCCCGGCGATCTCAAGTCGCGCTTCCGGCTTGCAGGGCTCTACGCGGGCGCGGGCAAGGTGAACGAGAGCATCTCCGCGTACCAGGCTGTGCTCGCGCAGGACGCAGCCGATCGCCGCGCGCGGCTGTCGCTGGCCGACGAGCTCATCAAGGCGCGCGATCTCTCTGGCGCCGAAGCCCAGCTGACCTTGCTGACGCAGCAGGATCCGAAGAACGCGCTCTACCAGCAGAAGTTGCAGGCGCTCCTGGTCCAGGAAGGCAAGGTCGCGCCGGAGAAGAACAACCGCAACCTGCGTCCGCTGCGGAAGAGCAAGCGCTGAGAGGGCGTCTGCCGCTAGACTCTCGGCAGGCATGTCCTTCGACCTCGACCGACTCCTGCCGGCCGCGCCCACGAGCCCGCTCGACGAAACCGGCGCCCCGCGAATTGGCGCCTACGCGGGCTCCATGGAGCACGTGGACCTCGGCCCGCTCCGCGGCACCGGCCTGCGCGGCCGGCTGCGCCAGATCACCCGCGAGAAGCGCTGGACGTTCGTGATGCTGACCAGTCGCGACGTGGTCTGCTGCTTCGCGATCGTCGACCTCACCTACGCCGCCAACTGCTTCATCTTCGCGGCCGATCGCCACGACAAGAAGATGATCGTGGAGAAGAGCTTCCTCGGCCTGCCGGGCGTGAGCGCGCACGTGGCCGAGCGCCCCGGCGTGGGCGCGCGCGCGAGCTTCTCCGCCAAGGGCGCGGAGCTGCACGTCGAACGCGTGGGCGCGAAGTACCTGGGCACGGCGCGCGTCGACGACGGCAAGCTCAGCCTGAATTTCACGCTCGACACGCAGCCCGCCGCGCCCGCGGTGACGCTCATCGTCCCCGTGGCCGGCGGCATCTTGAATTGCACCCAGAAGTGGTCGGCGCTTCCGGCGCACGGCTCGCTCGTGGTCGGCGAGCGGCGCTACGACCTCGACGGCGGCTTCGGCGGCATGGACTACACGTACGGCCTGCTCGCGCGGGAGACGATCTGGCGCTGGGGCTTCGCGAGCGGCCTGGCGACCGACGGCACGCCCGTGGGCTTCAACGTGGGCGAGGGCATCAACAGCGCCGTTCCCGGCGAGAACGCGCTCTGGTTCGGCAACCAGCCCTGCTACCTGCCCGACGTGCGCTTCACCTTCGATCGCCAGAACCCGCTCGAGCCCTGGCGCATCCAGAGCGACGACGGAAGCGTGGACCTGCGCTTCACCGGCGCCGGCTTCCACCGCGAGGCGCGCAACCTGGTCGTCGCCGCCAGCAAGTTCGTCCAGGTGGCGGGCGAGTTCTCGGGCAAGCTCCGCGGTCGCGGCGGCAAGGTCGTCGAGGTGCAGGGACTTCCGGGAGTGGTCGAAGATCAGTTCGTCCGCTGGTAGGAGGCGGCGCGCGGGTGTGAGATCGTCGAGCGCGCTGTTGCTGGGCCAGGAGCAATGCACCTCACCGAAGACAACTACAAGCAGCTGCTCGCCGGCGAGGAGTTCCCCGGCTCGGAGGAGCTCGCCAAGCACCTCGAGTCGCCGTGCCCCGCGTGCGAGGCGTTCCTCGGCGAGCGCCGGCCGCAGAGCGTGCTCAAGCCGCTCCTGCTCACCCAGACCGTGCCCCCGAGCGCGCCTGCGGTGGCGACCAATCGGACGCCTGCGCGTCTGGTCTCGTGGCACCGCGCCGAGAACCTGGCGCTGATGCTCACCGACATCAAGGGCTTCACCGAGCGCACCAGCCGCAAGACGCGCGCTGAGGTCGAGCGGCTCCTGCAAATCCACGAGGCGCTGATGCTGCCCGTGTTCCGCGCCTTCAACGGCGTGGTGCGCAAGAGCATCGGCGACGCCTATCTCGTGACTTTCGAGTCGCCCACCAACGCGGTGCTCTGCGGCGCGGCGATTCAGGACCGGCTCTTCACCTTCAACCAGGCCGCGCCCGAGCCCGACCGCATGGAAGTGCGCGTGGTGCTCAACGCCGGCGAGGTGCGCGCCGAGCCGCGCGACGTCTTTGGCGAGCCGGTGCACATCGCCCAGCGCGTGGAAGAGGTCGCGGAGGCGAACGAGGTCACTCTCACCGAGGCCATGTTCCTGGTGATGAACAAGGCCGAGGTGCCCTCGGTGGAGCTGGGGCAGTTCGAGCTCCGCGGTATTAACGAAAAGGTAAAGCTCTTCAAGATCCCGCGCGGCGGGCGCACCGCGAATGGCGCGTCGCCGAATCCGAACCACGCGACCCTGCCGTTCGGCGGCCTCGGCCTGCAGCGCGCGGGCAAGCTCCCCGAAACCGACCTCGCGACGATCGAGCGCGCCCTCGTCGCCCGCCAGAGCCGCCGCGCGCTGGTGGCCCAGGCCCAGCGCTTCCTGCGCAGCCCGGAGGGCATCAAGGTCACCGCGGCCGTGGCGGGCGTGCTGTTGCTGGGCATCGTGGGCGTCAGCGTGAAAATGGCCATGAAGCCCAAGGTCGAGCGCGCCCTCGACGCCGGGAAGATGGCCGAAGCGCGCGAGCTCGTCGCCCTCATGCCCAAGGGCCCGGACAAGACCTACTGGCAGGCCCGCCTCGACGAGAAGGACGACGCCGGCCGCGCCATCCACGGCTACGTCACCGCCGCGCACGACAACGCCGAGTGGGTGAAGCCCTCCATCGAGCGGCTGGGGCTCATCGCCAAGGGCGGCAACTGCGAGATCAAGGTTCGCGTTGCCGACGCGCTGGGCGAGCTGGGCGAATCCGCTGGCCGCTCCGTGCTCGAGGACCTCAGCAAAGAACAGCCCGAGAAGGACGACTCCTTCCTCGGCCGCCTCCGCGACCCGTGCGATCCCGCGAAGCACGCCGAGAAGGCCCTCGAGAAGATCACCCACTGACCCACCCGATTTCGCGTGTGGCCCCCACACGCCTTTGGCAAGCTCATCGCGATGCTCGGCAGCCTCCTCGCGCTGGCCCTCACTGCTGCGCCGCAGGTCCGGCAGGTGGTGATCTACCCGCTGCGCCACCCCGATGGCCGCGACGCCCAGGCGGCGGCGCTGCAGCGGCTGGTGGAGACGAGCCTCACTGCGCGCGGGGTCGTGCTCGGGACGGGCGGCAACGACGGCTTCGCCGCCTGCAACAGCGCCACCTGCCTCAACTCGCGCACCCAGGCCCGGCCTGGTGAGGCGGCGGTGGTGGCGAGCTGGACGTCGTTCGGCGCGTCGTCGGTGCTCACCCTGGTCGTTGTGGATGACCGCGAAGGCCACCAGGCGTTCGAGCTCGCGGCGCCGGCGGCCAGCGACTTCGAGCTGCCGTTGATCGTCAACAGTCTCGCCACCCAGCTCGGCGACAAGCTCGACCTGCCGCCGCCAGGCGAAGTGCGTCACCCCGAGGCGGACCACCTCACGTTCGGGCTCTCGCTGAAGGTCGGCAACACCATCGGCGCCACGCAGTCCACGAGCAAGTTCTCGGGGTTGAACCTGAACTTCGCGCTCGAGGGCGACTACCTGGCCGCGCCCGAGTTCTGGCCATTCGTGGATCTCTCCGTCGTGCTCGCGCGCGCCACGAACGGCCAGCGCGTACAGCTGGTGCCTTTCCTGCTCGGCGCCAAGTACGTCTTCCGAAAAGGCCACGACCTGCGGCCGTTCCTGGGCATGGCGCTCGGGTTGAGCTTCCTCGCTCAGAACCCCGACGCCGACACCGGCACCTCGAGCACCTTCGAGGTCAACGGCGTCGGTGGCGTGAACTGGTCGCTCTTCGACGAGCTCGCGCTCGTCGCCGAAGCGAAGGCCAACTTGAACGGCCTGGAAGCGAGCGGGAGCTCGGGCCTGGTGGCCGCCATGCAATTCAACTTCGGCGCCCTGGTGCTGTTCTAATGCGGCCCATGCGAACCCAGCTCTCGCTCGTGCTCGGCTTTGCCCTCGCGGCCTGCACCAAGGAGCCGCCGCCGGCGCCGCCGGGTCGGCCCATCGACGTGTGCGCGGGCGTGTCCAACCAGGTCGACTGCGGCATCAAGCCCGAAGGTCCGCTGCCCGAGGGCTTCGACGCCGCTGCCAACTGCTACACCGTGGGCAACCAGCAGTTTCACTGCGGGCTCTTTGAAGCCGCGGCCGGCTCGTTCCAGCGCGCCACGCAGATGAAGCCCGACGCGCGCTACTTCCACGCCTACGGCGACGCGCTCTACCTCCAGGAGAAGTGGCAGTCGGCGCACGAGGCGTTCCGCAAGGCCGTGGAGCTCGACCCGAAGAAGCGCGAGAGCTGGGCACGCGTGGCCGAGATTGGCGTGCGCCTGCACCTGCTCGACGAGGTGCACGACGCCGCGCAGAAGGCGCTCGCGATCGATCCCAGCAAGCCCGACGTGATGCGCGCGGAGGCCGAGGCGTACGCGGCGGACTCGCAGTTCGACAAGGCGATCGATGAGCTCCACGCCGCCGAGAAGCTTGGGACGTCGCAGAACAAGCTCGAGTGTGCGCAGCAGGAAGTGGAGATCGCGTCGCTGAAGCTCAAGCGCCTGCAGAAGGACGGGGGGACCGATGATCGAATTGCGGATGCCCAGGAGCAGGTCGCGGATGCGCTGGAGCGAGAGCTCAGCTTTGGCGACGGAAAGATCGCCGAGCAGGGCATCTATCGCTCGCTCGCCGATGCCCGGCTCGCCGCAGGACAGTTCGACAAGGCGGAAGCGGCGCTGCTCAAGTCGTCGGAGATGAACCCCAAGGACTTCATCAGCGCGCGCATGGTGGGCATGATCCGGGAGCAGCGCCACGACACCGCAGGCGCGCGCCAGGCGCTGCAAGCGTCGCTGAAAGTCGAGCCCAAGCAGGCCATGCCGTACATCGTCCTGGGCCGCATCGACGCAGCCGCGGGCGACATGCCCTCAGCCAAGAAGGACTTCGACGAGGCGCTGAAGAACGAAGACGGCAAGGACGCCCTCGAAACGCGCCAGCTCGCCGAGCTCGCCACGAAGGTCGGCGCGAAGGACAAGGCCGAGGCGCTCTACAAGTCACTCGACGAAGATCCCGATCAGTCCGCGCGCGTGGATTTCTGGCTCGATCAGGCCGCGGCGTCGAACGCGCTGGGCCACGCGGATGACGTGAAGAAGGCGTGCAAGCGCGCGCACGCGCTCGTCGAGACCGAGACCTGTCCGCCCAAGCCCGACGCTAGCCAGCACCGGTGATCGTCGCGGCCAGCACCTCGCCCACGCTCACCGCGTTGATGCCGTGGACCACCGCGAGCCGCACGGGATCGAAGAGCAGGGCGGCCAGGTACCACGCCGGCGCGTAGTCGAGCCGCACCAGGCCGCGCACGTTGATGCCCGTGGCGCCGTAGTCCCACGGGCAGCGTCCGAGCACACGCCGCAAGATCGACCCGCTCGCAAACTCCATCGCGTAGATGACCGCCACGTACAGCGCCGCGCGCGCGGGCCACGACACCGCCGACATGTGCGTGCCGAGCTGATCCAGCGCGAGCATGCCCAGCCCGTAGATGGGGTGCATCCACAGGTAGGTGCGCGCGGTGGCAGCGCGGTCGCGGGCGAGCACCGCGCTCGCCCCGGTGAAGAGCACCTCCACCACCCAGCCCAGCAAGCCGTAGATGAAGAACCTCGCCAGCACGCCCGACCCCGCATCGCCGTCCGAAAAAAACCTAGGTACTCGCCTTCGCACCCGGGAAGCGGGCGATGCACCTCGCCTTCATCCAGCGGTCAGAACAGGCGTCGCGAAGCGGATGGCTCGGTTTGACACCCCCGGGATCGCCCGCTAGCTTGCCGCCGATTTTCATCCTTTCGACGGGAGCGCGGAGTGTCCGGACTGGGCGGCAAGCGTGTGGTGGTGATGGGCGGCGCTGGCTTCCTGGGTTCGCACCTGTGCGATGCCATCCTCGCCCAGGGCGGCAGCGCGGTGGCCGTCGACAACCTCGTCACCGGCGACCTGCGCAACATCGCGCACCTGCGCGAGAAGCCGAATTTCGAGTTCATGCAGCACGACGTCACCGTGCCCTTCGACGTGAAGGGCCAGGTCGACTACGTCCTGAACATGGCCTCGCCGGCCTCGCCCTTCGACTACGCGCGGCTGCCGATCGAGACCCTCCGCGTGGGCTCGCTGGGCACCGAGCACGGCTTGCAGCTCGCGCTGGCCAAGAAGGCCGTGTTCCTCCAGGCGTCCACCAGCGAGATCTACGGCGACCCGACCGTTCACCCGCAGCCCGAGAGCTACTGGGGCAACGTGAACTCCATCGGCCCGCGCAGCTGCTACGACGAGGCCAAGCGCTACGGCGAGGCCATCGTCATGGCGTACCACCGCACCCACGGCGTGAAGACGCGCATGGTCCGCATCTTCAACACCTACGGGCCGCGCATGCGCACCGAGGACGGCCGTGTGGTGCCCGCGTTCGTGAGCCAGGCGCTGCGCAACGAGGACTTCACCATCTTCGGCGACGGCAGCCAGACGCGCTCCTTCTGCTACGTGGACGACGAGGTGCGCGGCATCCTGCTCCTCGCGCAGTCGGACGTGGCGGAGCCGGTGAACATCGGCAACCCGAACGAGTTCACCATGCTCCAGCTCGCCGAGGTGGCGCGGAAGGTGACCGGCTGCACCTCCAAGACTTCCTTCAAGCCGCTGCCCAAGGACGATCCCAAGCAGCGCAAGCCCGACATCACCCGCGCCAAGCAGCTCCTCGGCTGGGAGCCGCAGATCCAGCTCGAAGAGGGATTGAAGCGCACGGTGGCGTGGTTCAAGACCCAGGTCTGAACCGTCCGGCTGCGCGCATTGTGGCGGCGGGGCGGGGTGGGCACCTTTGCACCGCGGAAAGAACTCGGGAGGCGGGCCGTGAAGATCCTGGTCACCGGTGGCGCGGGCTTCATCGGCTCGCATGTGTGCGACGCGTTCCTGGCCAAGGGCCATGAGGTCCACGCGCTCGACGATCTCTCGTCGGGCAAGCGCGAGAACCTCGACCCGAAGGTGAAGCTCACCGTCGCCGACATCCGCAGCAAGGACGCGCAGGAGCTGATCCTCGCGCAGCGCTTCGACGCCATGGCGCACCTCGCCGCGCAGATGGACGTGCGCCGCTCCGTGGCCGATCCGCGCTTCGACGCCGACGTGAACATCGGCGGCTTCATCAACCTGCTCGAGGCCTGCGTGAAGGCGGGCACGAAGCGCGTCGTCTTCTCGTCGACGGGCGGCGCCATCTACGGCGAGCAGGACGAGTTCCCCGCGAAGGAGTCGCACGCGACGCGGCCCGTGTCGCCGTACGGCACCAGCAAGGCCGCGGGCGAGCTGTACCTCGGCTACTACAAGGCGCAGTTCAACCTGGGCTACTGCGCGCTGCGCTACGCGAACGTGTACGGGCCGCGTCAGAACCCGCATGGCGAAGCGGGCGTGGTGGCCATCTTCTCCGAGCGACTGCTCGATGGCCGGCCGTGCACCATCTTCGGCGACGGCAAGCAG is part of the Deltaproteobacteria bacterium genome and harbors:
- a CDS encoding tetratricopeptide repeat protein; amino-acid sequence: MRTQLSLVLGFALAACTKEPPPAPPGRPIDVCAGVSNQVDCGIKPEGPLPEGFDAAANCYTVGNQQFHCGLFEAAAGSFQRATQMKPDARYFHAYGDALYLQEKWQSAHEAFRKAVELDPKKRESWARVAEIGVRLHLLDEVHDAAQKALAIDPSKPDVMRAEAEAYAADSQFDKAIDELHAAEKLGTSQNKLECAQQEVEIASLKLKRLQKDGGTDDRIADAQEQVADALERELSFGDGKIAEQGIYRSLADARLAAGQFDKAEAALLKSSEMNPKDFISARMVGMIREQRHDTAGARQALQASLKVEPKQAMPYIVLGRIDAAAGDMPSAKKDFDEALKNEDGKDALETRQLAELATKVGAKDKAEALYKSLDEDPDQSARVDFWLDQAAASNALGHADDVKKACKRAHALVETETCPPKPDASQHR
- a CDS encoding SDR family oxidoreductase; amino-acid sequence: MGGAGFLGSHLCDAILAQGGSAVAVDNLVTGDLRNIAHLREKPNFEFMQHDVTVPFDVKGQVDYVLNMASPASPFDYARLPIETLRVGSLGTEHGLQLALAKKAVFLQASTSEIYGDPTVHPQPESYWGNVNSIGPRSCYDEAKRYGEAIVMAYHRTHGVKTRMVRIFNTYGPRMRTEDGRVVPAFVSQALRNEDFTIFGDGSQTRSFCYVDDEVRGILLLAQSDVAEPVNIGNPNEFTMLQLAEVARKVTGCTSKTSFKPLPKDDPKQRKPDITRAKQLLGWEPQIQLEEGLKRTVAWFKTQV
- a CDS encoding NAD-dependent epimerase/dehydratase family protein, producing MKILVTGGAGFIGSHVCDAFLAKGHEVHALDDLSSGKRENLDPKVKLTVADIRSKDAQELILAQRFDAMAHLAAQMDVRRSVADPRFDADVNIGGFINLLEACVKAGTKRVVFSSTGGAIYGEQDEFPAKESHATRPVSPYGTSKAAGELYLGYYKAQFNLGYCALRYANVYGPRQNPHGEAGVVAIFSERLLDGRPCTIFGDGKQTRDFVYVKDVARANVLALESDFVGPVNIGTGKETDVNELYKLLAQAAGSKADATHAPKKPGEQMRSCIDNGRARELFGWKPERSLADGLAETIAFFRGVKSGSRQTA